A window from Balaenoptera musculus isolate JJ_BM4_2016_0621 chromosome 8, mBalMus1.pri.v3, whole genome shotgun sequence encodes these proteins:
- the SLC39A13 gene encoding zinc transporter ZIP13 isoform X2, with product MASRRKRSPTAAPHDPAALGASGSGQVPCDVAARWGRLRAGGRAARPGGQAGRGRPGAGRCAAAGWPGPSGAPPPPSPPHARGMPGCPCPGCGMAGQRLLFLAALALELLGGAGGSQQAFRSRGVAAACRLDNKESESWGALLSGERLDTWICSLLGSLMVGLSGVFPLLVIPLEMGTTLRSEAGARRLKQLLSFALGGLLGNVFLHLLPEAWAYTYSASPGGEGQSLQQQQQLGLWVIAGFLTFLALEKMFLDSKEKEETSQVSGYLNLLANTIDNFTHGLAVAASFLVSKKIGLLTTMAILLHEIPHEVGDFAILLRAGFDRWSAAKLQLSTALGGLLGACFAICTQSPKGVEETVAWILPFTSGGFLYIALVNVLPDLLEEDDPWRSLQQVLLLCTGIVVMVLFSLFVE from the exons ATGGCCTCGAGGCGGAAGCGCTCTCCCACCGCCGCTCCCCACGACCCCGCGGCGCTCGGCGCGTCGGGTTCCGGGCAGGTCCCGTGTGACGTGGCCGCACGCTGGGGGCGGCTCCGGGCCGGGGGCCGGGCGGCCAGGCCGGGCGGCCAGGCCGGGCGGGGCCGACCCGGGGCGGGGCGCTGTGCCGCAGCTGGATGGCCGGGGCCGTCCGGAGCGCCtccgccgccgtcgccgccgcaCG CACGTGGCATGCCTGGATGTCCCTGCCCTGGTTGTGGCATGGCGGGACAGAGGCTCCTCTTCCTCGCTGCTCTTGCCCTGGagctcctgggaggggctgggggttccCAGCAGGCCTTCCGGAGCCGGGGGGTGGCAGCGGCCTGTCGCCTGGACAATAAGGAAAGCGAGTCCTGGGGGGCCCTGCTGAGCGGAGAGAGGCTGGACACGTGGATCTGCTCCCTCCTGGGCTCACTCATGGTGGGGCTCAGCGGGGTCTTCCCATTGCTCGTCATTCCCTTGGAGATGGGGACCACGCTGCGCTCAGAAG CTGGGGCCCGGCGCCTGAAGCAGCTGCTCAGCTTTGCCTTGGGGGGACTCCTGGGCAATGTGTTTCTCCACCTGCTGCCCGAGGCGTGGGCCTACACGTACAGTGCCAGCCCTG GTGGTGAGGGGCAGAGCctgcagcagcaacagcaactgGGACTGTGGGTCATTGCTGGCTTCCTGACCTTCCTGGCGCTGGAGAAGATGTTCTTGGACagcaaggagaaggaggagactAGCCAG GTCAGTGGCTATCTCAACCTGCTGGCCAACACCATAGACAACTTCACCCACGGGCTGGCTGTGGCTGCCAGCTTCCTTGTGAGCAAGAag aTCGGGCTCCTGACCACCATGGCCATCCTCCTGCATGAGATCCCCCATGAG GTGGGCGACTTTGCCATCCTGCTCCGGGCCGGCTTTGACCGATGGAGCGCAGCCAAGCTGCAGCTCTCGACGGCCTTGGGGGGCCTGCTGGGCGCCTGCTTCGCCATCTGTACACAGTCCCCCAAGGGAGTAG aggAGACTGTGGCCTGGATCCTGCCCTTCACCTCTGGCGGCTTTCTCTACATCGCCCTGGTGAATGTGCTGCCCGACCTCTTGGAGGAAGATGACCCATG gcGCTCCCTGCAGCAAGTGCTTCTGCTCTGCACGGGCATTGTGGTGATGGTGCTGTTCTCGCTCTTCGTCGAGTAA
- the SLC39A13 gene encoding zinc transporter ZIP13 isoform X1 gives MASRRKRSPTAAPHDPAALGASGSGQVPCDVAARWGRLRAGGRAARPGGQAGRGRPGAGRCAAAGWPGPSGAPPPPSPPHARGMPGCPCPGCGMAGQRLLFLAALALELLGGAGGSQQAFRSRGVAAACRLDNKESESWGALLSGERLDTWICSLLGSLMVGLSGVFPLLVIPLEMGTTLRSEAGARRLKQLLSFALGGLLGNVFLHLLPEAWAYTYSASPGGEGQSLQQQQQLGLWVIAGFLTFLALEKMFLDSKEKEETSQAPSKDPAAAAVLSGGHHLAQPAAGPGLSAVVRSIKVSGYLNLLANTIDNFTHGLAVAASFLVSKKIGLLTTMAILLHEIPHEVGDFAILLRAGFDRWSAAKLQLSTALGGLLGACFAICTQSPKGVEETVAWILPFTSGGFLYIALVNVLPDLLEEDDPWRSLQQVLLLCTGIVVMVLFSLFVE, from the exons ATGGCCTCGAGGCGGAAGCGCTCTCCCACCGCCGCTCCCCACGACCCCGCGGCGCTCGGCGCGTCGGGTTCCGGGCAGGTCCCGTGTGACGTGGCCGCACGCTGGGGGCGGCTCCGGGCCGGGGGCCGGGCGGCCAGGCCGGGCGGCCAGGCCGGGCGGGGCCGACCCGGGGCGGGGCGCTGTGCCGCAGCTGGATGGCCGGGGCCGTCCGGAGCGCCtccgccgccgtcgccgccgcaCG CACGTGGCATGCCTGGATGTCCCTGCCCTGGTTGTGGCATGGCGGGACAGAGGCTCCTCTTCCTCGCTGCTCTTGCCCTGGagctcctgggaggggctgggggttccCAGCAGGCCTTCCGGAGCCGGGGGGTGGCAGCGGCCTGTCGCCTGGACAATAAGGAAAGCGAGTCCTGGGGGGCCCTGCTGAGCGGAGAGAGGCTGGACACGTGGATCTGCTCCCTCCTGGGCTCACTCATGGTGGGGCTCAGCGGGGTCTTCCCATTGCTCGTCATTCCCTTGGAGATGGGGACCACGCTGCGCTCAGAAG CTGGGGCCCGGCGCCTGAAGCAGCTGCTCAGCTTTGCCTTGGGGGGACTCCTGGGCAATGTGTTTCTCCACCTGCTGCCCGAGGCGTGGGCCTACACGTACAGTGCCAGCCCTG GTGGTGAGGGGCAGAGCctgcagcagcaacagcaactgGGACTGTGGGTCATTGCTGGCTTCCTGACCTTCCTGGCGCTGGAGAAGATGTTCTTGGACagcaaggagaaggaggagactAGCCAG GCCCCCAGCAAAGACCCTGCAGCTGCGGCCGTGCTCAGTGGAGGCCACCATCTGGCCCAGCCAGCTGCAGGGCCCGGCCTGAGCGCCGTGGTCCGGAGCATCAAA GTCAGTGGCTATCTCAACCTGCTGGCCAACACCATAGACAACTTCACCCACGGGCTGGCTGTGGCTGCCAGCTTCCTTGTGAGCAAGAag aTCGGGCTCCTGACCACCATGGCCATCCTCCTGCATGAGATCCCCCATGAG GTGGGCGACTTTGCCATCCTGCTCCGGGCCGGCTTTGACCGATGGAGCGCAGCCAAGCTGCAGCTCTCGACGGCCTTGGGGGGCCTGCTGGGCGCCTGCTTCGCCATCTGTACACAGTCCCCCAAGGGAGTAG aggAGACTGTGGCCTGGATCCTGCCCTTCACCTCTGGCGGCTTTCTCTACATCGCCCTGGTGAATGTGCTGCCCGACCTCTTGGAGGAAGATGACCCATG gcGCTCCCTGCAGCAAGTGCTTCTGCTCTGCACGGGCATTGTGGTGATGGTGCTGTTCTCGCTCTTCGTCGAGTAA
- the SLC39A13 gene encoding zinc transporter ZIP13 isoform X4 has protein sequence MASRRKRSPTAAPHDPAALGASGSGQVPCDVAARWGRLRAGGRAARPGGQAGRGRPGAGRCAAAGWPGPSGAPPPPSPPHARGMPGCPCPGCGMAGQRLLFLAALALELLGGAGGSQQAFRSRGVAAACRLDNKESESWGALLSGERLDTWICSLLGSLMVGLSGVFPLLVIPLEMGTTLRSEAGARRLKQLLSFALGGLLGNVFLHLLPEAWAYTYSASPGGEGQSLQQQQQLGLWVIAGFLTFLALEKMFLDSKEKEETSQAPSKDPAAAAVLSGGHHLAQPAAGPGLSAVVRSIKVSGYLNLLANTIDNFTHGLAVAASFLVSKKIGLLTTMAILLHEIPHERRLWPGSCPSPLAAFSTSPW, from the exons ATGGCCTCGAGGCGGAAGCGCTCTCCCACCGCCGCTCCCCACGACCCCGCGGCGCTCGGCGCGTCGGGTTCCGGGCAGGTCCCGTGTGACGTGGCCGCACGCTGGGGGCGGCTCCGGGCCGGGGGCCGGGCGGCCAGGCCGGGCGGCCAGGCCGGGCGGGGCCGACCCGGGGCGGGGCGCTGTGCCGCAGCTGGATGGCCGGGGCCGTCCGGAGCGCCtccgccgccgtcgccgccgcaCG CACGTGGCATGCCTGGATGTCCCTGCCCTGGTTGTGGCATGGCGGGACAGAGGCTCCTCTTCCTCGCTGCTCTTGCCCTGGagctcctgggaggggctgggggttccCAGCAGGCCTTCCGGAGCCGGGGGGTGGCAGCGGCCTGTCGCCTGGACAATAAGGAAAGCGAGTCCTGGGGGGCCCTGCTGAGCGGAGAGAGGCTGGACACGTGGATCTGCTCCCTCCTGGGCTCACTCATGGTGGGGCTCAGCGGGGTCTTCCCATTGCTCGTCATTCCCTTGGAGATGGGGACCACGCTGCGCTCAGAAG CTGGGGCCCGGCGCCTGAAGCAGCTGCTCAGCTTTGCCTTGGGGGGACTCCTGGGCAATGTGTTTCTCCACCTGCTGCCCGAGGCGTGGGCCTACACGTACAGTGCCAGCCCTG GTGGTGAGGGGCAGAGCctgcagcagcaacagcaactgGGACTGTGGGTCATTGCTGGCTTCCTGACCTTCCTGGCGCTGGAGAAGATGTTCTTGGACagcaaggagaaggaggagactAGCCAG GCCCCCAGCAAAGACCCTGCAGCTGCGGCCGTGCTCAGTGGAGGCCACCATCTGGCCCAGCCAGCTGCAGGGCCCGGCCTGAGCGCCGTGGTCCGGAGCATCAAA GTCAGTGGCTATCTCAACCTGCTGGCCAACACCATAGACAACTTCACCCACGGGCTGGCTGTGGCTGCCAGCTTCCTTGTGAGCAAGAag aTCGGGCTCCTGACCACCATGGCCATCCTCCTGCATGAGATCCCCCATGAG aggAGACTGTGGCCTGGATCCTGCCCTTCACCTCTGGCGGCTTTCTCTACATCGCCCTGGTGA
- the SLC39A13 gene encoding zinc transporter ZIP13 isoform X3, which yields MASRRKRSPTAAPHDPAALGASGSGQVPCDVAARWGRLRAGGRAARPGGQAGRGRPGAGRCAAAGWPGPSGAPPPPSPPHARGMPGCPCPGCGMAGQRLLFLAALALELLGGAGGSQQAFRSRGVAAACRLDNKESESWGALLSGERLDTWICSLLGSLMVGLSGVFPLLVIPLEMGTTLRSEAGARRLKQLLSFALGGLLGNVFLHLLPEAWAYTYSASPGGEGQSLQQQQQLGLWVIAGFLTFLALEKMFLDSKEKEETSQAPSKDPAAAAVLSGGHHLAQPAAGPGLSAVVRSIKVSGYLNLLANTIDNFTHGLAVAASFLVSKKIGLLTTMAILLHEIPHEVGDFAILLRAGFDRWSAAKLQLSTALGGLLGACFAICTQSPKGRRLWPGSCPSPLAAFSTSPW from the exons ATGGCCTCGAGGCGGAAGCGCTCTCCCACCGCCGCTCCCCACGACCCCGCGGCGCTCGGCGCGTCGGGTTCCGGGCAGGTCCCGTGTGACGTGGCCGCACGCTGGGGGCGGCTCCGGGCCGGGGGCCGGGCGGCCAGGCCGGGCGGCCAGGCCGGGCGGGGCCGACCCGGGGCGGGGCGCTGTGCCGCAGCTGGATGGCCGGGGCCGTCCGGAGCGCCtccgccgccgtcgccgccgcaCG CACGTGGCATGCCTGGATGTCCCTGCCCTGGTTGTGGCATGGCGGGACAGAGGCTCCTCTTCCTCGCTGCTCTTGCCCTGGagctcctgggaggggctgggggttccCAGCAGGCCTTCCGGAGCCGGGGGGTGGCAGCGGCCTGTCGCCTGGACAATAAGGAAAGCGAGTCCTGGGGGGCCCTGCTGAGCGGAGAGAGGCTGGACACGTGGATCTGCTCCCTCCTGGGCTCACTCATGGTGGGGCTCAGCGGGGTCTTCCCATTGCTCGTCATTCCCTTGGAGATGGGGACCACGCTGCGCTCAGAAG CTGGGGCCCGGCGCCTGAAGCAGCTGCTCAGCTTTGCCTTGGGGGGACTCCTGGGCAATGTGTTTCTCCACCTGCTGCCCGAGGCGTGGGCCTACACGTACAGTGCCAGCCCTG GTGGTGAGGGGCAGAGCctgcagcagcaacagcaactgGGACTGTGGGTCATTGCTGGCTTCCTGACCTTCCTGGCGCTGGAGAAGATGTTCTTGGACagcaaggagaaggaggagactAGCCAG GCCCCCAGCAAAGACCCTGCAGCTGCGGCCGTGCTCAGTGGAGGCCACCATCTGGCCCAGCCAGCTGCAGGGCCCGGCCTGAGCGCCGTGGTCCGGAGCATCAAA GTCAGTGGCTATCTCAACCTGCTGGCCAACACCATAGACAACTTCACCCACGGGCTGGCTGTGGCTGCCAGCTTCCTTGTGAGCAAGAag aTCGGGCTCCTGACCACCATGGCCATCCTCCTGCATGAGATCCCCCATGAG GTGGGCGACTTTGCCATCCTGCTCCGGGCCGGCTTTGACCGATGGAGCGCAGCCAAGCTGCAGCTCTCGACGGCCTTGGGGGGCCTGCTGGGCGCCTGCTTCGCCATCTGTACACAGTCCCCCAAGGGA aggAGACTGTGGCCTGGATCCTGCCCTTCACCTCTGGCGGCTTTCTCTACATCGCCCTGGTGA